CGCGTCACCTGCCGATAGACATTGCGCGCATCGATCATCAGCACCTTGTCGCGGTGTTCTTTCGGTTTGTCGCGGTTGAGAAACCACAATTCACAGGGCACGGACCGCGTATAAAAGAAATTGGACCGGATCGCCATCATGATATCCACCGCCCCGGTTTCGATCAGTTTTTGCCGCACCTTGGCCTCATCGCGGCCGGCGCTGGACGCCTGGGATGACATGACAAATCCGGCGCGCCCGGTTTCATTCAGATAGCTGTAAAAGAAACTAATCCACACGTAATTGCCGTTCGGCACTTTATCGTTTTTATTCTTGCCCGGCAACCCAAACGGCATGCGTGAATCGCTTTTGACACTGTCCGCGTCGATCTCGTCCACATTGAACGGCGGATTCGCCATCACATAATCGGCTTTGCCAACCAGAGCATGCGGATCCTGATAATAGGTAATCGCCTTTTGAATATTGCCTTCCAGACCGTGCACCGCCAGATTCATCTGGGCCAACCGAATGGTGGTCGAATTCTTTTCCATGCCGTAAAACGTCAGGCGTTCCGCCGGATTGTCACCGTGCTCCCGTACGGTGCGTGCACTCTGCACAAACATGCCACCCGAACCGCAGGCCGGATCCAGAACAATCCCGCCGTTTGGATCCAGCACATGCGCGATCATGGACACCAGGGAAACCGGGGTGAAAAATTCGCCATTGTCGTGCGCCTTGAGATCTGCGAATTTGGTGAGAAAATATTCGTAAATGCGGCCAAATACATCACCGGACACCTGTTTCAGGGCATCCGGATTCAGATATTCCAGCATTTGTTGCAAAACATCATTATCCAGTTCCTGATATTCACTTTTGGGTAAAATGCCTTTTAGACTGTCATAATCCTGTTCAATGGACTCCATGGCCTTTATGACGGCCTTGACGCGGTCTTTATCTCCGGGCAGGGAAACCAAATGATCAAATTGCGCTTCGGGGCGCAGATAAATGGCATTTCTGCGCGAAAAATCTTCTTTGCTCAGGGGACGTGTTTTGCCGTTGCGTTTCGGCAATCCGGCAACAATCTCATCTTTGACCGCCAGGAATCGGCTGTAAGCGTGTCGCAGAAAAATAAGCCCCATCACCGGCAAAAAGTATTCATTGCTGGCATAATTGGAATTGGCCCGCAAGGTATCGGCAGCGCTCCAGAGGCGTTTTTCGATGGTTTTAATGTGTTCAAGTTGGGGCATGGTGTGGGTTCCGGTTAGATGCTTTGAGTTCAACAGTTGCTGGATAAACTTGAATCTTTTAAATTATAACTTTTCCGGCACAGGATCAACTTTTTTCTCTAAAGCCTCGCGGTCTTTACATCGTGAAATACGCTCAAGTCCCAGTCTCAGTCCTTTGATCAGACCAAAGCGCTGCAGACAGAGTCTGGCATAATCGGAACAGGACGGAATAAAATTACAGTCCGTTCTGAACAGGGCGCCGTCTTTGTTGACGCGCTGATACCATTTAATGCAGCGTATGCAGAGATGCGCAAGCATGATTACCGGCCCAGCGTGATGATTACAGATTCCCGGGTCCAGAACAGCAAATAGCGTTTCTGTTCCACCAGCTGAAACACAACCTGCCATCCGTCTTTTGCCAACTGATTCAGTTGCGCTTGCATTTTATTCACCGGAATAACTGACGAGCCGAGTAAGAGCGTACTGCACCCGCCTTCTTCCACGGTGATGACCTTGTATTCTTTAAATTTCTGCATGTCCATCTCCGGTTTTGTGATCGATTGTGTTGTCTGTTTTTGTTGATCCGGCTGACTCGGCGTTGACTGTCCCGGCATCTCCTGATAATGCCTGGAAGGCACGATTAATCGTGCACCGCACTTTTTACACGGCCCTGCTTTTCCGGCCATAGAATCATCTACGGTGTATGATTTTCCGCAGCTTTTACAGCTGAATGTGATGCTCATGAGTTTGCCCCTTTACAGTTTAAATTTATTTCCAAAATCAGCATTAAAACTCGATCGCTCGCAGCAACTCCGGCGTATCCAGCTCATCATAGGTGTTCCCGGACATCATTTTACCGCGGATCACATATTGCTGCTGGTCGATCGTGACGACCAAATAGAAGGGTTTATCTTTATCCACATCTCTTCCCAGCAGTTCAAACAGGATCGCGCCGCTGTACATCTCTTCCGGCTGCAGGTTATGGTTTTTCAGCATGGATGCGATCAGGGTCATGGTGGTGTTTTGATTCTGCTGCTGAAGGACAGCGTGGTCTTGTGCCAGTTGATCATTTTTGTAGTTATAATAGGCGCGCTCTGCAGCGTTGTTGCTGTTGGCAATATAGCTCGAATTGGCCAGCGCCACCCCATACATTACACCGATTAGAGCGGATTTCTGTACTTGAGCAACCCGCAGTTCTTTGGGCAAGACCGGCTGTAACTCGACAATCTCGTCCTTTTGTTTCTGCAACAGTTTACAGTGTGCGGGGTATAGAAAAATTTCGCGGTTTGAGTTATTGGCAACGGATGTATTAAAGTACACGTAATTACCCGCTTGCAGTCCGCTGACATACAGGTCGATATTGTTTTTACCCACATGAATAAATTGAATGCCGTCCGTCCAGAACACATTCCTGTTCCGCCCCCTTCCATCTTTGAGCGTGTCCGACCATCGGACAAACATTTGATTGACGGTGCAGGAAAGCAAACTTGACAGCAATACAAAGAGTGCAATTATCCCGGTTCGCATAGAACATCCCGGTTTTTCAGTTCGCGTTTTTATTCTATTCATCGATGAAAAACGGTTATAAAACCCCGGAGAAACCCATATCCCCGCCGGTTCCCGTTCATTGAACATAAACAATTACAGCGTTTTTCACAAGACATTTTCCGCTCTTGTAATAGCCTGGAAACGCAGAGCCCACACCCTGTCTCGAATCAGGTGCAGCGGGCGGTTCCTCCCGTTCGCCTGCTCCGCTGCTCCTGGTTCCGCCAGTCACCTTGCATAAGGCAGCCGAGATACTCTGTGTCACGAGTCAAAAAAAATATGGCGCTGTTACAGGCTGTTATAAAGCAGATCTTGTCTTTCATAGCCTTTTCAAAACCGGCTCGACGCTCAACGGGGCGACGAACCTCGTCTACAACTTTGCTAAAAAACATCCATATATACCATTGTATTTTATTGTTTTAAATTACAGTAAAACAGAACGTACTATAGTACGTTCTGTTTTCCAATCATCATACGGCGGTTTCGTTGCCAGGCATTCCCCCCGCAGCCCGCTGTAAAATCCGTTACACCCGTTCCTCTTTCAGCTGATCACAACGGCTCTGCAGTTCCCTGACCATGCTTGCATAGTCCATTGGATCGGCCAGATGACGTTTTTCATGCGGGTCCTGCTGCAGTTCATCGAGTTCTTTGTAAACCGGCGGATGTATTTGTAGCGTTTATTACGCACCCCGGCCGATGCCGAAATACAGCCGATACTATCTTTACGTAACAGGATTTGCGCCGCGGTTCAGCCGTTGCCGCAAATCCTGTCAAACTCATCCCTTACAGCTCGAGACTCTTGAGATACTCGCTGCTCGATTTCAGACACGCCATACCGTCCGGCGCCTTGTCGCGTTCGACAAAGTAGTGCTCAATCCCCTGATCCAGGGCCTCGGTCAAAATCGACGGGAAATCAATGATACCGCTGCCGGGACAGGCAAAGGACTGTTCTTCGTCACCCGCCATATCCTTGACGTGCAGAATCGGAATCCGGCCGTTGTACTGCTGCAGAACCTGCAGCGGATCGGCGCCGCCTTTGGCCACCCAGTAACTATCCATCTCACACTTGACCAGCTCCGGATCGGTATGATCCATCAGATAATGGAACGGCAGGCCCGCTTCCATCTCGATGAATTCATTATCGTGATTGTGCCAGCACAGGGTCAATCCGTTACCCGCAGCCAGTTCACCGATCTGATTCAGCAGATCCGCGCTCTTTTGACAATCCTCGAGCTTGAACGGCTCGCCGACCAGCCACGGCCAGTAGGACACGGCATAGGGCATCCCCAGCGCCAGGACGTTTTCAAAACTCTGTTTCACCTCGTCCATGTCCTCCGAGAATTTAATGCCCCCGGCCACCGGCGTCAATCCGACCTCCTGCAGGTACGCCAGGTAGTCCTGCGCCGAGTCCGCATACACACCGCCCTCGTATTCGCTGAACCCGTAAGAAGCAGCCTGTTTCAGCGCCGCCCGCCAGTCAGCTTTCAGCTCTTTGCCGATGAGTCCGCTGATAAAGCCGAGGTTGAATCGTGTCTGTGTCTGTGTTTCGCAAGCGACATACGGCAGTGCAGCCATGGCAGCGCCGGCGGCCGCGGTCTTTAATAAAAACTGTCGTCTGGTATCCATCATTCTCTCCTTTTGTTCAAAACAACAATTAACCGATTTTCGGCAGCGTCCACGGTGACCGGTAGCGCGGCACAATATAGCTGTTGGCTTTATCGCAATTGCTAAAGCGGTTGTTCACATCATCCCAGATTAGAAACGGCTCGCCGATACGGGCGGATATATTGGCCGCGTGCACGTGCAGAGCCGCGGCGCGCCCGACTTGCGGCGGACAGGCCGGAATCTGCCGCGATTTGATGCAATCCAGAAAATTGCGCACATGCTCGCCATGCGATTCTTTTCCAGAGGTCACCTCTTTGGCCTCGGTCAGATGTTTTTCTTTCACCGGGTCCCATTCCGGCACCACCTTGTAGCTGTGCCGGTTCGCCTTGATGGTCGCCTTGTTGCCGATAAAATTGACGCCGTACATGAGTTCAAACGGACCTTCCTGCACACCGGCGGTCATATCGTAATTGATCACATAATCCTGGGTCGGATAAATGACATTCATGGTATCAAAGGTATCGCGTTTTTTGTTGGAATCGCTGTTGTTGGCCGCAAACGTCATCACCTGCCCCGGCGCTTTGACCTGATCCTTGGCCCACAACCCCATGTCCACCAGGTGCACGCCCCAGTCCGAGAACATGCCGCCGCCGTAGGCCCAGAAATGCCGCCAGCTGCCGTGAAAATGGTTGCGGTTGAACGGACGGCTCGGCGCCGGTCCCAGCCACATATCGTAATCCACGCCGTCCGGTACCGGTTCATCCATGGCCGGTGTGGCGCCCAGGCCGTAATTGAAATTCGCCCACATGTTCACTTTGCGCAGCGACCCGATGACGCCGGATTTGATCAGTTTCATGACCTCGATAAAGATCTGATTGCTGCGCTGTTGCTGGCCCACCTGCACCACGCGGTCATAGTAATTGGCGGCCCTGACCATGATGTTGCATTCCTCAATGGTGTTGGCCATGGGTTTTTCCACATACACATCCTTGCCGGCCTGTACGGCATCCACCAGCTGCAGACAGTGCCAGTGATCCGGCGTGCCGATGATCACCGCATCGATGTCCTTTTGCTCCAGCATCTTGCGGTAGTCGTTATACAGTTTGGGTTTCTGACCAAAGGTCTTTTGCACCTCGGCCGCGCGTTCGTCCAGTACGCTCCGATCCACGTCACACATGGCCGTACAGCGCGCGTCATCATAGCCCAGACTGTCCTTGAGTATGCCGAATCCCTTGTTGCGGCATCCAATCAGCGCCACGTTGATCCTGTCATTGGCGCCCAGGGCGGCTGCCGGAACAAACGCAGCGGCAGATGCCAGCGCTGTGGTTTTTACAAATTGTCTCCGATTTACATAACGGCTTTCCATAAAACCTCCTTGTTGAAATAGGTTATTTTATCCCGCTGACAGCGGTCCGCATTTTTCGCAGACCGGTTTCCGCAACCGTCAGGGGATCATGTTTCCAGTACTCCCGGTTGAACAGTTCCAGCGACAGCACCGTCGGCCCGCCGGCGTTCAGATCGGTGAGAATCTGCACGACCGGAGCGACACCGTCCCCCGGATACACCCGGTCGGCGTCGTTCTGCTCTTCTCTCGCTTTGTCCGGATAATCGTTCATATGAAAAATATCAATCAGCTGACCGCTGAGCATTTTCAATCCGTTGAACCCGGACCCGCCGCGGAACAGATGATACACATCCGGTAAAATCCGCGCATCCGGATCATTGGCCGCCGCTGCGATCATCAGCGCCTGTCCCAGATGCCACAGCACCTGTGACGCGCCCCAGAACTCCAGCTGCGGCATCACGCCGGTCTCGCGTCCCAGTTCTAAAAGTTCGGCATAAGCTTCGCCGGCTTTGAACAGGTCCAGAGGCGCATCCGACGGCACACCGGCCGGCGGCGCCGCAATTCGTCGGCAGCCAACCGCAGACAACAGCTGCATGTCGTCGCGCATCTGATCGAATCCGGCCTTGCCCGTTAGCCAGGGCGCAAAACCGATCGCGCTCTCAACAGCGAGGCCGTGATCTTTGATGCGCTGTTCAATTTCTGAAAGCGAATGCCCGGAATCCAGACAGGCTTTCAAATCGCGCACCCAGATTTCCACGCCGTCGTATCCCGCCTGTGCGGCGATTTCCATACTTTTCAGCAGTCCGATTTCCCCGCCGTTGATCGTGCTGGTGTTCAGACAAAAGCGGAATGCCGGTTCGGGCTTTTCTGCAGTTGAGCATCCGCTTCCGATCACAGCGGCTGCGGGTGCGGCTGCCGCTGACATGACAAATCTTCTTCGGTTCATAACAAATCATCCTTTTATATCTGATGCGGTACGGTTTGGGTTGTATCCAGTTTGCTAAAGCTGCCGTCCAGTTTTTTTCCGTCGACAGTCACCTCTTTGAGTTTAATATGTTCCGCCTGCTCGATCACCAGCCGCTCACCGGTCACGCTGTCATCCATGACAGTGTTGATAAAAATATGCTTCACCATGTTTCCCTCTGCTTCCCCGCGTGCCCATTTTCAGTTTTCAAAACCAGCCGATACTCTGAATTCAACTCCGGCCTGCCCTCCACCTGCAGCCGCAGTTTAAAAATACCGGCTTTCCGGTTCGGCAGCCGGCAGCGGACCTGCGGCCCTCTGAGATTGTTGTTGGATTTTATCCGATCCGGCGTCCAGGACGTCAGAGTTTCGATCTCGCCGTCATGAATTAGGCTCACAGTCACTCTCCTGATCTCAGCCGCCTGAAACCGATCGTTCAGCGCCCAGAGTTCGCAGGAGAATTCCTCCCCGGGTTTCCATGTAAATTTGGGGATTTTGGCGCTCACCAGCAGAGGACGGCAGTTCTGCCGCACCTGGTCCAAGGCCGGTTTGGGTGTGAGCGGATAATCGATCAGGCTGGTGTTGGCCGCGGTGGTCCAGGGTTCATTGAAACACCAGCTCAGCGCCATGGCACAGTAGGGTTTCTGCCGCCGCGCTTCTTCGAAAATGCATTTCAATCCTTCCGCCTGCAGAATCTGACCGTGCTCCACAAGCTGCTGCAGATTCTCCGATGCGCCGAAACAGGATTCGATGAAATCCTGCATCAGCCAGGTGTCGCCGAGCCAGGCGTTATAGCCGTGATGGCTCGTCCAGGACGAGTCCGGGCGCGGCGGCCAGAGCTCGGAATCGGGTATGGCTTTTTTTATAGTCCCCACCCCACTGGGCGACGGCACACCGAATTCCGTGTACGCCGTCTTGCGTGAGCGGCTGTAGATTTGAAACACCTCTTCTCCGGTATCGTCATCGCGGAACACATAATGGCCGTGCCCCATGCCCATCTGCGGGGCGGTCATGATAAACGGCGTATCCGGATCGTATTTCAGGGTTTGACTGTTCAGCAGCCGCAGCGCTCGGGACTGATTGGTCATTCCGGACCATTCGTTAAACAGCCTCATTGCCGCCGCACCACAGAGCCAGACAGGCATGATTCCGCAGCTTGCGGATTATGGATTCGGATTCCTGCTCTAAAACTTTCAAGTAAACCGGCGAATCCGGATAAGCATTGCAGGCCAGCGGAAATTCCTGCCAGATCAAAATGCCTTTTTCGTCACACAGGCTGTAAAAGGATTCTTTGTTAACAATACCGCCGCCCCACACGCGCAGCATATTAAAATTGGCTTTTTTTGCCTTTTCCAGCAATCCCTGATACCGTTCAGCCGTAATCACACCCGGAAATATCTCCGGATTGACCCAGTTGCAGCCTTTGCAGAATATGCGCCGGCCGTTCAGTTCAAGCTGCATCGGCGGCACACTCTGGGTTTTGGGAAACTGTTGCGGTTCATCCCAGGCGCCCGTGTTCATCACCAGCCGCACCTGCTTGAACCCGATGCGCTGAGCCCGGTGACCCCAAAGCGCCCCGTTCTTGTAAATCTGAAACACACTCGTATACAGATGCGGCGTGCCGTGATCATGCGTCCACCACAGCAGCGGATTCTGAAGGTCATTGCTCAGCGTCAGCGTTTCTTCCTGGAAACGGCCGGTCTGCTGAACCACCGGCGTGCCATCCGGCGCCAGCAGTGACCATTGATAGTCCAGCCCCCGCACCGCATGTCCTTCGATCTCACAGATCAATTCAGCCTGACTGAAATCCGCGGACAGCGTATAGCGCAGGTTAGATGAACGGACATGCTGCTCGGACCGAACCTGCAGTCCGGTTTCATCCCAGATCCCCAGCGGCACCAGACGCGGATGCCAGTCCCAGCCGTAACTCACCGCCGGTTTGACGCTGCCGGCGGCCTGACCTTTATCCAGCGGCCTCGCATAGGCCTTGGGAACCGGAAAAATCAGCACGGTCAGGGTGTTCTTGGACTTGATAACCGAGGTCAAATCCAGTTCAACCGGCGTGAACATGCCTTCCTGCCGCCAAAGCAGGCGGCCGTTCAAGCGGATTTCAAACTGATAATCAATGCCGCGGCTGACAAAAAACAGGCGCTCATTGCCAGCCGGCTGCGGTTTTTCAAATTCAGCGGTATAGAGCCAGTACACATCTTCCATCCATAAAAACTGTTTCCAGTTTTCAGCGTGAAAAAAAGGTTCATAATGTTCAGCCGCGGCGACATCCAGCTGCACAGCCCCCGGCACCACAGCCGGATAGTGTTTTTCCGGGCTGCCGTCATACTCAAGCTGCCAGCCGATGTTCCAGGTCAGCGGCTGTATGTCATTTAACATCAAATGTTCATTCATAGTTGACCGCGCTTATCCGAGAATGACCTCGACTTTATTTTCCGATTCAAATTCGGCAGCCGGTATACGGGTGCCGTCCAGCGCTTTGCCGTTTACGATCAGGGATTTGACGCCCCGCTGCACACGTGCGGAATTGTCCACGCTGATATGAAAGGAACAGCCGCGAAATTCACGCGTCACGGTAAACGCGTCCCATTTGCAAGGAATACAGGGATCAATGACCAGTGCGTCATAATCGGGACGAACACCCAGAATATAACGGGTGAGGGCATAATAGGTCCAGGCCGCGCTTCCGCTCAGCCAGGGCAATCTGGACGTGCCTTCTTTGGGACTGTGTCTGGAATGCGTGGACTGACACACCACATAAGGCTCCACCTCGCGCACATCCGCGTGATCATTATAAGCGGCCGGCAGATAATCCCGCAAATATTCATACGCCCGGTCTCCATGCCCCAAAAGGGTTTCCGCTATGACCGCCCATCCCTGAGTATGGATAAAGATACCGCCGTTTTCCTTGTTGCCGGGATTCATCAGCTGCGCGCGCATAATGGTATGATCTTCACGGGTAAACGGCGGATCACAGATCATCAGTCCGTAACGGGTTGCCAGGCGTTCATGCACCGCATTCATAGCCGATTCCGCCTGTTCCGGTGATGCGGCGCCTCCCATCACCGCCCAGACCTGGGGATTTAAAAACAGACTGCCTTCTTTGTTCTCATGACCGCCATAGCGTGCATGATTTTCACCGTAGCCGCGCAGAAACCATTCGCCGTCCCATACGTGTTTCTGAATGGCGTCATCCAGCTTTTCAAGGCGCGTTTGTCCCCACTCGACTTCCGATGCTTCACCCAGCCGCTCCGCCACATCCACGTACACACTCAGCGCCAGCCGCAATTGCATGGCCACAAACGCGCTCTCGCCGGTCTTGCCGAACCGCACACAATCGTTCCAGTCCGCTTTTAATCCCAGCGGCAACCCATGTTCACCCGAATGTTCAAGGGTAAACTCGATGGCGCGTTTCATATGCCGAAACACTGTATCCTCACCTCGATCCGCATACGGCAACACTTTGTTGTAAAAGTCCATATCGCCGGTTTCCTTGACGTAATCCGGAATGGCATAAAACAGCCACATGCTATCATCGGAACGGTATTCATCATCATGCGGCGCCGCTTCCTGTCCCGGTTTGTGCCGGGTCGGATACACCACCGGCAGCGCCGCGCCGTTGGACAGCTGACCGGTGATCATGAGTTTTAAACGTTCTCCCACCTGTTCCGGAATGCTGTGAACCACGCCGATAAAATCCTGAACCGTATCCCGGTACCCCAGTCCGTCCCGATCCACACCGGTGTACACCAGACTGACGGCCCGCGACCAGGAGTAGGTGATCAGATTGTTGTACATTCCCCACACATTGACCGTGCTGTTCAGTTGCTGATCCGGGGTTTGCACGGTGAACCGGGCCAGATGATGATGCCAGGCCTGTTTCAGCTCATTTAGCTCCTGATCCGCCTTTTTGATGTCCTGATATTTGCCGCGAATCTGTTGGCCTTCCGCATCCGCGCGGCCGACGCCGACAAGCACCAAAAAGTCTTTGCTCTCGCCCGGTTCCAGATCAATATCCGTCTGCAGACTGCCGCAGGCGTTATCCCCATAAGCCAGTGATCCGCTGCACGTGCCGGATTCCACCGCAATCGGATTTTTATAGGTTCTGTATTTTCCCACAAAGCGTTCCCGGTCCGTATCCCAGTTCGTCACCGGGGCGCCGGCCAGAGCCATGAACGTGTGCCGGCCCTGGTCTTTTTCATCAAAATTGTCCGGCATAGGCGGAATATTCACATTGGTGCCGTGATCAATGATCCCGTCTTTGACCGCCATGATGGTGGTGTATTGCGTATACTGGATATTCAGCAAATCGTCCAGAGCCGACCAGCTGCCGGAATATTCGACATAGGTAAAGGCGCTCAATTTTCGTCTGACGGAATCCCGGTTCGTCAACGACACCCGCCACACTTCATAATGCTGATTCAACGGCACAAAAAACGTCACCTTGGATTCGATGTGTTTATAATTTGATTTGATGGATGTATACGCCGTTCCGTGCCGGCATTCAGTGGTATAATCCTCGAGAGGAACCCCAACCGGCTGCCAGGAAGCGGACCAGATGTCA
This genomic window from candidate division KSB1 bacterium contains:
- a CDS encoding N-6 DNA methylase, whose protein sequence is MPQLEHIKTIEKRLWSAADTLRANSNYASNEYFLPVMGLIFLRHAYSRFLAVKDEIVAGLPKRNGKTRPLSKEDFSRRNAIYLRPEAQFDHLVSLPGDKDRVKAVIKAMESIEQDYDSLKGILPKSEYQELDNDVLQQMLEYLNPDALKQVSGDVFGRIYEYFLTKFADLKAHDNGEFFTPVSLVSMIAHVLDPNGGIVLDPACGSGGMFVQSARTVREHGDNPAERLTFYGMEKNSTTIRLAQMNLAVHGLEGNIQKAITYYQDPHALVGKADYVMANPPFNVDEIDADSVKSDSRMPFGLPGKNKNDKVPNGNYVWISFFYSYLNETGRAGFVMSSQASSAGRDEAKVRQKLIETGAVDIMMAIRSNFFYTRSVPCELWFLNRDKPKEHRDKVLMIDARNVYRQVTRKIYDFSPEQEQNLLAMVWLYRGQTQRYLDLVAGYCQRMLDQCDQCLSDESDANEPVRPLSGFATQIHSMREAVRPFVEAMGHAELDKSSLDYEHAVIAFEEDVRKFKHRFGEQKQRWAEQDKHNGALKQAVERLSPLAEASRDLIKQADLVVKQAAQLLELCENDYDAKAHDAWPRKPINQLRKKIDAARAAAVETLKPVRYVWKQAHWLTERFPDAELCDVEGLVKRVDHAELQANDWSLTPGRYVGVAPEEEDEDFDFEETLREIHTELDALNAEAVELAERIKRNFEELGI
- the yidD gene encoding membrane protein insertion efficiency factor YidD, with the protein product MLAHLCIRCIKWYQRVNKDGALFRTDCNFIPSCSDYARLCLQRFGLIKGLRLGLERISRCKDREALEKKVDPVPEKL
- a CDS encoding DUF4177 domain-containing protein, giving the protein MQKFKEYKVITVEEGGCSTLLLGSSVIPVNKMQAQLNQLAKDGWQVVFQLVEQKRYLLFWTRESVIITLGR
- a CDS encoding sugar phosphate isomerase/epimerase, giving the protein MMDTRRQFLLKTAAAGAAMAALPYVACETQTQTRFNLGFISGLIGKELKADWRAALKQAASYGFSEYEGGVYADSAQDYLAYLQEVGLTPVAGGIKFSEDMDEVKQSFENVLALGMPYAVSYWPWLVGEPFKLEDCQKSADLLNQIGELAAGNGLTLCWHNHDNEFIEMEAGLPFHYLMDHTDPELVKCEMDSYWVAKGGADPLQVLQQYNGRIPILHVKDMAGDEEQSFACPGSGIIDFPSILTEALDQGIEHYFVERDKAPDGMACLKSSSEYLKSLEL
- a CDS encoding Gfo/Idh/MocA family oxidoreductase, whose amino-acid sequence is MESRYVNRRQFVKTTALASAAAFVPAAALGANDRINVALIGCRNKGFGILKDSLGYDDARCTAMCDVDRSVLDERAAEVQKTFGQKPKLYNDYRKMLEQKDIDAVIIGTPDHWHCLQLVDAVQAGKDVYVEKPMANTIEECNIMVRAANYYDRVVQVGQQQRSNQIFIEVMKLIKSGVIGSLRKVNMWANFNYGLGATPAMDEPVPDGVDYDMWLGPAPSRPFNRNHFHGSWRHFWAYGGGMFSDWGVHLVDMGLWAKDQVKAPGQVMTFAANNSDSNKKRDTFDTMNVIYPTQDYVINYDMTAGVQEGPFELMYGVNFIGNKATIKANRHSYKVVPEWDPVKEKHLTEAKEVTSGKESHGEHVRNFLDCIKSRQIPACPPQVGRAAALHVHAANISARIGEPFLIWDDVNNRFSNCDKANSYIVPRYRSPWTLPKIG
- a CDS encoding sugar phosphate isomerase/epimerase family protein, which encodes MNRRRFVMSAAAAPAAAVIGSGCSTAEKPEPAFRFCLNTSTINGGEIGLLKSMEIAAQAGYDGVEIWVRDLKACLDSGHSLSEIEQRIKDHGLAVESAIGFAPWLTGKAGFDQMRDDMQLLSAVGCRRIAAPPAGVPSDAPLDLFKAGEAYAELLELGRETGVMPQLEFWGASQVLWHLGQALMIAAAANDPDARILPDVYHLFRGGSGFNGLKMLSGQLIDIFHMNDYPDKAREEQNDADRVYPGDGVAPVVQILTDLNAGGPTVLSLELFNREYWKHDPLTVAETGLRKMRTAVSGIK
- a CDS encoding N,N'-diacetylchitobiose phosphorylase, whose translation is MRYGFFDDENKEYVITNPQTPEPWSNYLGSVEYGAIVTNNAGGYSFYRSGGKGRFIRMHFNTILKDQPGKFLYFRDRDAGDIWSASWQPVGVPLEDYTTECRHGTAYTSIKSNYKHIESKVTFFVPLNQHYEVWRVSLTNRDSVRRKLSAFTYVEYSGSWSALDDLLNIQYTQYTTIMAVKDGIIDHGTNVNIPPMPDNFDEKDQGRHTFMALAGAPVTNWDTDRERFVGKYRTYKNPIAVESGTCSGSLAYGDNACGSLQTDIDLEPGESKDFLVLVGVGRADAEGQQIRGKYQDIKKADQELNELKQAWHHHLARFTVQTPDQQLNSTVNVWGMYNNLITYSWSRAVSLVYTGVDRDGLGYRDTVQDFIGVVHSIPEQVGERLKLMITGQLSNGAALPVVYPTRHKPGQEAAPHDDEYRSDDSMWLFYAIPDYVKETGDMDFYNKVLPYADRGEDTVFRHMKRAIEFTLEHSGEHGLPLGLKADWNDCVRFGKTGESAFVAMQLRLALSVYVDVAERLGEASEVEWGQTRLEKLDDAIQKHVWDGEWFLRGYGENHARYGGHENKEGSLFLNPQVWAVMGGAASPEQAESAMNAVHERLATRYGLMICDPPFTREDHTIMRAQLMNPGNKENGGIFIHTQGWAVIAETLLGHGDRAYEYLRDYLPAAYNDHADVREVEPYVVCQSTHSRHSPKEGTSRLPWLSGSAAWTYYALTRYILGVRPDYDALVIDPCIPCKWDAFTVTREFRGCSFHISVDNSARVQRGVKSLIVNGKALDGTRIPAAEFESENKVEVILG